The Ziziphus jujuba cultivar Dongzao chromosome 1, ASM3175591v1 genome segment AGGATGGCTCTGAGATTTCTATTGTCCTTGACAGATTCCTGGAAATACAGGTTGCATCGCTAGAACATGTGCAGCATCAGCTGTGGGTCTACACCTAGTTGGAGTAAGCATAACAGTACAAATTCAGTTTGTAAAACCTTGTTTGGTTCAtaagcaagaaaataaataaggttTTTGCCAACTTTGCCCATTATTGGACCTTTGCTTCTGACCCGTTTAACATGTTTGTGTTCCTTCCTTAGCCATTAGGGTTTCAGGTGGATGATACAAAATTAAAGCGTGCTGGATTGGATTATTGGCCGTATCCTTTTAcacatttttatgtttttgtttcttcaatCGATTATCTTTCTGCTTTTACCTTTTCTTCCTTGTAGAAATTTTCTCTTCGAGATCTTCAAAAATAATGACATTATAGACAAGTTATGCAAAAGATATCAAAGTATTGAGCTAAGTTTCATGACAATGGACTTAGATGTCATTTCACTTGTTAACTTCTAATTTCAATTCTCTTGCTAACTGATCTAAACAAGATTCTGTATTTTAAATTATCCAGACTCTCATCAGCTTTACATAGTTTTCTCGTGTAATCTTTGTATTACATACCTGATCAATATTTATCCTGGCGTATATCAGTGTTCAACAATTAACTCCTAATCTTAGATATGTAGTTGTTAAAGTTCACAAATCATGGAGAGAGTTTCAGGACTATTTCAGACAGCAGGTTTTGCTCATTTCAAACAGTTTCTGTAGTTTCTTCATAGTTTTTCTGTAGTACTTGTTGGCTTTACTCTATATGGTTCTGTCCTTTATGCAGGATGGGGAAAAGCGGTTGCTTGCATTTACTAAGAGAGGAACAAATATTCATTCAGTAAGTTCccatctttcattttatttaggTATTCATGATTCCTTAATTTTAACCATGGTTGCAATATATGTCCGAGATCATCTTGGGTTACTTTGTCCCATAAATTCACTAGTTTTCAGATTAGAGCCCTCAAGTCACATATTGAtcttttatcattattgttattttttacaCAAATTTGGGCACCAAAAGAACTTGTTAAAATAAGTTATCTGACATCTAAAAAGATTGATTAGTTGTTCAGATACACAGGGCAGTCCATATATCTTGGGAATTCAATCAACACTTTGTCCCAAATTATATCCTTTGATCCCTCTTTATCCTTTTCCGATGAATTTATGGTAGTTTCGCTACCAGCTATTTGGTACAATGTTCCAAGTCGAACTTGACTTGATTGACAGACTAGTGTGTTTCATCATCTTTTAATCCCTTTCTGTGTTATTTGATTCAATTACATTAGACTTGCAAAAAGAGATAGATAATTACTTGTGAAATAATCCTCTAGCATGTGTTCTTAAGATGTGTAGAATCCATAGATAtgtaaatgtttttatttagttGCTTGTTAAAGGTGGGATAAAAGAAATAAACGATATGCTAGTCTTTCAAATGCTGCTGTATTATGCTAATGCATGGATACTGTTGTGCATTTTCCTTGAGTCATGGTGGTCTTTCTCTTAAGATTACTCTTTCTTATTGGAAGCCTAACTATTCTAGTACCTTTCTTGTAATCTCAAGACATACCATTGCTTTTTTATCAGTTGATCTTCCCAAATTGAccataaatatatacttttcaGGAGTTTTCTTATAGAAGAGGTGATTATCTCATATTTGGCTCAGAAACCAGTGGCCTACCACATGAAGCCCTGCAAGACTGCAAAAATGAAGCATTTGGTGGTGGGACTATCAAGATTCCAATGGTTGAAACTTATGTAAGATGTCTGAATCTCTCTGTAAGTGTTGGCATTGCTTTGTATGAAGCTTCTAGACAGCTAAACTATGAGCAGCTTCAACTTCCACCTGAAAATTGTATTGATAGTGAACAATCATTCATCGCCGAGGACATTTTTGCTTAATGCAATGTATCACACCTCATAGCTATTATTACCACACCTCATAGCTATTATCATTACAAAggtaagaaagaaaattactGCTTTTTCGAATTGACTTAAAACATTTGTGCATTAGTATCAGATCAACACCCTTATTTGATAGACTTGGTTACTTGATCCCTTGTAACTTCACAATCACATGACATTAGTTTTGATCAAATATATGTTGCTAAACTGGTCTCTCTCTTTGTTGGTAGAGTAAATTGGTCTTGGTTTGCATAGATCCATTTGCAAATTGAAGTTTTTGCTACAAGTCTTGTTCTCATTTTGGATGATTATGTGAAATCATGTTAAGGGAGTATGgatgaacaattttttttttttttttttttgggcccttTTTTCTTGGTCTTCTCCGTTTTTTGGGAGGTTGTTTGAATGGACAAATGGAAAAATTTATCCCTTGTGACCACAACGAGATACTTGTACGGGGCTGAAGTGGGTTTTTGAACCTTATCCATGATTGGTTGGATTGGGTCGGGTTGTGTTGTTGCGAATGGGCTTTCCGGGGAGAAATTCTTGGTGTTACAAGAAATTATTTTCTTGTACAATCAAAAAAGGTGACAGCCATTTTTTCATTGTTATATTCAACTTTCTATATTAGCTTTTATAATGCGAAATactaaaaaggttaaaaaaatccattactttaaaacaaaaaacaaaaaacaaaaaaaggccattgttttcaaataatattaaattgtaataaaaactCGCTCTTGAACCCTCAAACCttgtaatttattttctccTCCTTATGCACCTCTAAATAAAAGGTattaaaattaagaagaaaaataaaatgtaagaaTCAATTATTATCCAATATGGTTTTGGTGTATTAATAttggtttttgtttcatttttataaagCCTCATAGACTATCATTCAGCAAAAGCCTAATAGCCATTTGTCTAATATATGTTACAAAGTTTCTTTGTAAAAGCCTAACAGTAAAAAGTATaagttatttattgttttagaaGGTAATGATTAGAGTTCaactttttaatctttaatgtaaaatatgaaataaaaagttagtttcttttaatatatatatattttttttgtttttgaaatctttttctatggaatttattttatttttatgtatttatttattattattgttattattattttggttttctgGGCTGAGGATTTTGAGGATCTTGTGAATAATGATGAAGGCAAGAGGCTAATAATTgcaataaaaatcatatattaatttattaaaaagaacATTAAATACTACCAAACTAGCTGCGTCTACTGTATCTACCTACCAAGTCCGCCGACAGTGAAACTAATTAAATGTAAAGAAAAGTAATTTAACTTTTAGAAAAAAGTGAAAGTCACGTGCATTTGTCGTTTTTGGCCCATATAATAAGCTTGAGAGTTGACGCCTGTCACGTGACCATTTTGAATGATGTTCTAATAAAGACGACGCACGCCATGTCTCCCTCCCTCCCAAGCATCTTTGATCAACTACTAACCCCATTTTTActaataaattataacataaaattcaaattatttaattggttGGAACCATGTCTTTTCAGTAGATACGAAACCACCGGATAGATAAGAAGGGACCCAACCACGCAACACCTTAGCCTGGCCACGTGGCTCATTTGCAACCTCTCCATTTCATAGAATCCATCAAATTGACATTTTTGCATTTTGCGCAAAAAGAGTAGTATTTTTATGTTACAAGGACATATGCATTTAGTCTAcatttaagattttatttttatttattattttattttaatttttaattttttactttttttaattttagaaagaATACTCCAATTCAACTGCACCCGCTATAGCATTTCAAATAAGTGGTTATTGAGTTCACGGAACACAAACTGAATCTTCAAGTTCAGATAGCAAGACAGTGAAGAGTTATCAGTGTGACCATGAAGCTGGGTGAGAGTGTGTAGCGAGGGATATTGGGATAGGTCGAGTTCCAGTGGGGATCGGATCTTTGCATCCTGCTAGCGAGTCCTCCGCCGTCACTTAGGTCATCTGATAACAAGGAGACTAGCCAGCGTCGGTCGAGTATGAGCTGTCCGTAATTCTAGGCTTATAGGGGACACCACCCCCCGTCCTAGAACACAAGACACTAAATTCGAAGTGAGAGCGTTGTCAGCTTTATGCCGCCGTCTCCCTACAGTGACATCGTTGATCGGTCAAACTGCAGTCAATTACATGAATTTAGTAACCGGAGCCGTCTTGTCTCCCAGCCTTTGGATTAGCCCCTTCTGGAGATACGCAGTTGTCATTACTTGATTCATGCACAAGTAGGACGCGCTGAGGCCGAGCTTTCCTCTACTACTCATTGGAGCTAGCATACGAAATTTCCCGTTGAAGGGTTCAACTCGAGGGGATCAAACACATGCATGGTCAACAAGCGTGGTCATAAGCAAAGCTTAGTCCATGTTTTCGTAGCCGTCAGTATATGGAATAAGCTAGTCAGTCAGGTGGAGGACAGGTTTTCGGTAGGCGAAGAAGAGAAGACGAAACTCCTCATGATTAGCAAATGTTCTTTGACGGTGGAGTAAATCAGAACGGCTG includes the following:
- the LOC107423655 gene encoding uncharacterized protein LOC107423655, with the translated sequence MDTTTTSTLKTLYPLCPLRHFHSRISASPFRFLYSRRLNNRLRLSLSSPTLCSLSGGGTETSLPNGVGGAVSHQVSKNKILQVVLVSPQIPGNTGCIARTCAASAVGLHLVGPLGFQVDDTKLKRAGLDYWPYVVVKVHKSWREFQDYFRQQDGEKRLLAFTKRGTNIHSEFSYRRGDYLIFGSETSGLPHEALQDCKNEAFGGGTIKIPMVETYVRCLNLSVSVGIALYEASRQLNYEQLQLPPENCIDSEQSFIAEDIFA